CCATAAGAGGCTAAAATAAAATCTGTACTTACTTCTGGAAGGTACTTATATTTTTGAACTCCATTACCAAAATTTTTACCTATTATTCCTCCACTACCAAAGGCTATAAGTGATTGTCCCACTTGATAACCTATAGCATTATCATATTCATTTGTTAATAATCCAGTTATAAAACTTGTTATTCTTCTCAATCTAAAATGAGCTCCTGTTAAATCTACAAAATTATATATCCAGTAGAAAGCTCCACTAACAACTACTACCCCTGCAGAAACAACTGCTATTATTAACCTCATATCTATTTTTGATAAAAACATCATAAATAAAAGAATACATATATAATGAAGAGTTGTTCCCAAATCTCCTTGTAAATAAATAAAAACACCAAAAAGTACGGGAATAGGAATTATATATAAAAATATCTCCATATTTCTAAACTTTTCTTTTTCAGCTCTTTCAAAGAGACGGGCTAATATAATAATAAATGGTAGTTTCAAAAACTCTGCTGGCTGAATAGTAAAACCTGGTAATTTTATCCACCCATAAGCTCCTTTATTTTTAGGGACTAAATTAGGTAAAAATTTTGCTGCAAAAAGAACAAATAAAAGTATTCCCAAAGACCCTACTAAAATTATAAAAGCTATTCTTTTTTTATTGTAAAATTTATAATTTATAAAAGCTCCAGCTCCAAAAAAACATATAGCTAAACCTATATATGCTAAATAATTTCTAAAATATTTTATACCTTTGCTATAGATCATATAAAAATTTACACTAAACATATTTAAAATAGCAAAAACAAGTAAAATTAACAAACTCACACCAAACCCAAAAGCTCTTTTTCTTCTTCTTTCATTATCATCTCTTTTTAATTTATCTTTATTTATTTGATTCATCTTATAATAAAGATTTTTATCTTCATTTATATTATTTTTTATTTCATCACCTATATTTTTACTAACAGACATTTTTCCTCCTGTTTTTATCAATTACTTTATTATCATTTATATAAAATATAATTAATCTATTACTATAAGATGATACCCTATATTTTATTTTTTGTACATACTTTTCTAAAAAACATAGCTATAAAAATATAAATTTATAGCGATTTTAGTTTTTTATTTTTATTTAATAAATTTTTTCATAAAAAAATTAAGAGCTGAAAATAAAATTAACATTACTATAGTTATTATTAAAGCCGATAATACTCCTTTTGATATC
The DNA window shown above is from uncultured Fusobacterium sp. and carries:
- a CDS encoding FtsW/RodA/SpoVE family cell cycle protein translates to MSVSKNIGDEIKNNINEDKNLYYKMNQINKDKLKRDDNERRRKRAFGFGVSLLILLVFAILNMFSVNFYMIYSKGIKYFRNYLAYIGLAICFFGAGAFINYKFYNKKRIAFIILVGSLGILLFVLFAAKFLPNLVPKNKGAYGWIKLPGFTIQPAEFLKLPFIIILARLFERAEKEKFRNMEIFLYIIPIPVLFGVFIYLQGDLGTTLHYICILLFMMFLSKIDMRLIIAVVSAGVVVVSGAFYWIYNFVDLTGAHFRLRRITSFITGLLTNEYDNAIGYQVGQSLIAFGSGGIIGKNFGNGVQKYKYLPEVSTDFILASYGEELGFLGMFILIVLFLVIFNIIKSIAMDTKDYFGKYLAMGIGGYIITQVLINIYVALGMLPVFGIPMPIFSYGGSSLVTVFASLGIILNINNHKDNRL